The nucleotide window TCCATCCCGAGATGGGCGTACCCACGGTAGAAGTCGTGTTCACCCAGCTGCATGCGGGCGGCAAGTTCAACAAAAAGGATGGTGGCGCCTACAGCTTTTCGGGCGGTCTGCACGGCGTGGGCGTCAGCGTCACCAATGCGCTGTCCACGCGGCTGGAAGTTCGCGTCAAGCGCGATGGTTTCGAGCACGCGCTGGCTTTTGGCGACGGCTTCGTGATCGAGCCCCTGGTGCAGATCGGTACTGTAGGCAAAAAGAACACCGGCACTACCGTGCGCTGCTGGCCCGATCCCAAGTATTTTGATTCGCCAACCTTCCCGCTGGGTGAACTCACCCACATCCTGCGCTCCAAGGCCGTGTTGCTACCCGGCGTCACCGTGACCCTCACGATCGAGCGCAAGGATGGCAGCCAGGACACGCAAACCTGGCACTACCCCGATGGTCTGGCGGGCTATCTCAACGAGCAGCTTGCCGATCAGGATCTGCTGGTACCGCTGTTCCGTGGCGAGCGTTACCTCACCGAGGCCAGCGAAAACTACTCGGCGGGCGAGGGGGCGGCCTGGGTCATCACCTGGTCTGAAGAAGGCAGCATTGCCCGCGAGAGCTATGTGAACCTGATTCCCACACCCTCGGGTGGCACCCACGAAACCGGCCTGCGCGACGGCGTGTTCAATGCCGTGAAGAACTTCATCGATCACCACAACCTGCTGCCCAAGGGGGTAAAGCTGCTGCCCGAGGATTTGTTCGCGCGCGCCAGCTTCGTGCTCTCCGCCAAGGTGCTGGACCCGCAGTTCCAGGGCCAGACCAAGGAGCGACTATCGAGCCGCGACGCGCTGCGCCTTGTCTCCAACCAGGTGCGCGACCCCTTCGAGCTTTGGCTCAACGAGCACCTGGATTACGGCAAGAAGCTGGCCGAGCTGGCGATCCGCCAAGCCCAGAGCCGCATGAAGGCGGCCAAGACCGTGATCAAGAAGCGCAGCAGCGGCGTGGCCGTGCTGCCCGGCAAGCTGACCGACTGCACCAGCGATGATGTCGCCCGCCGCGAGCTGTTCCTGGTTGAGGGTGACTCGGCTGGCGGCAGCGCCAAGCAAGGGCGCGACAAGGATTTCCAGGCCATCCTGCCGCTGCGCGGCAAGGTGCTCAACAGCTGGGAAGTGGATCAGGGCGAGCTGTTCGGCAATAACGAAATCCACGATATTGCCGTCGCCATCGGCGTGGATCCGCACACCATCGACAAACCTGCCGACCTCAGCGGCCTGCGCTACGGCAAGCTGCTGATCATGTCCGATGCCGATGTGGACGGCTCGCACATCCAGGTGCTGCTGCTGACGCTGTTCTGCCGCCACTTCCCGCTGCTGGTGAAGAACGGCCACATCCATA belongs to Chitinimonas sp. BJYL2 and includes:
- the parE gene encoding DNA topoisomerase IV subunit B, producing the protein MAAPQYDESSVKVLKGLEPVKHRPGMYTRTENPLHIVQEVIDNAADEALANYASNIDVVMYQDGSISVSDNGRGIPVGIHPEMGVPTVEVVFTQLHAGGKFNKKDGGAYSFSGGLHGVGVSVTNALSTRLEVRVKRDGFEHALAFGDGFVIEPLVQIGTVGKKNTGTTVRCWPDPKYFDSPTFPLGELTHILRSKAVLLPGVTVTLTIERKDGSQDTQTWHYPDGLAGYLNEQLADQDLLVPLFRGERYLTEASENYSAGEGAAWVITWSEEGSIARESYVNLIPTPSGGTHETGLRDGVFNAVKNFIDHHNLLPKGVKLLPEDLFARASFVLSAKVLDPQFQGQTKERLSSRDALRLVSNQVRDPFELWLNEHLDYGKKLAELAIRQAQSRMKAAKTVIKKRSSGVAVLPGKLTDCTSDDVARRELFLVEGDSAGGSAKQGRDKDFQAILPLRGKVLNSWEVDQGELFGNNEIHDIAVAIGVDPHTIDKPADLSGLRYGKLLIMSDADVDGSHIQVLLLTLFCRHFPLLVKNGHIHIAQPPLYRIDVPGSGKNKPPRKFYALDDGEQEAILDKLRLEKVREGSWSISRFKGLGEMNAEQLFETTMNPDTRRTLQVDFDAIEDDTRRIMTMLMGKGEASSRRAWLEENGNLAEGDI